In Chryseobacterium gleum, a single genomic region encodes these proteins:
- the mobC gene encoding plasmid mobilization relaxosome protein MobC has translation MKQEGSRSSEVIFFRIKLERKADWKRTCRERNISLTSLIIDSVENRLMDDERRKVLNFIEKQDNIFARIETNINQVAKLVNGQKNISEKQLELFSKQLSEVQKLKAQQNKMFENIYALLSK, from the coding sequence ATGAAGCAGGAGGGAAGTAGAAGTTCTGAAGTGATCTTTTTCAGGATCAAACTGGAAAGAAAGGCTGACTGGAAAAGAACGTGCAGAGAAAGAAACATCTCCCTGACCAGCCTGATTATCGATTCGGTGGAGAATAGACTGATGGATGATGAAAGAAGAAAAGTCCTGAACTTCATCGAAAAGCAGGATAACATCTTTGCCAGGATCGAAACCAATATCAACCAGGTGGCAAAGCTGGTTAACGGACAGAAGAACATTTCGGAAAAACAACTGGAATTATTTTCGAAACAACTCTCCGAGGTACAGAAGCTTAAAGCACAGCAAAACAAGATGTTTGAAAACATATACGCATTGCTTTCAAAATGA